The DNA sequence AAGCCGGCAAGAACCGCCTGATCGCGCGCCAAACGGGTCTCATCCGAGAGTTCCGGATCGCGGAATTCGAGCACGCCCTTGATGTTGAGGATCCCGTCGAGCGCCGGCTTGCGGGCATCAATACGACTTGCCAATTTGTCGACAAGACCAATCACGGCTTCAAGCGCTGCTTCGTTGACCACGGCCTCGACTGCAGCGCCCTTGGCGCTGATCGAAAGGCTGACCTGCAGGTTGCCGCGTGTTAGTGCAGCGGCTGTTGCCTTGCGCACCGGTTGTTCAAGCGCTTCGAAGCCTTGAGGCAGCCGAAGCCGCACGTCCAGGCCCTTGCCGTTGACCGAGCGGAGTTCCCAGACGAAGCGGCACCCTTCGGCCTCGCCCTCGTGACGCGCGAAGCCTGTCATCGACTGGATCGCCATGTCCCCCACCCCTCTTGTACCCGGATTTCAATCAGCTCATGACCGGCGTAGCCGGATCAATTGCCTTCCGGCTTCGGTTCACTTTCGGCAGCTTTTGCTGCGGCAGCTTCAGCGGCAGCCGCTTTTTCTGCTGCAATCGCTTTTTCCTGCTCGGATTCCAACCTGCGCCACCGTGCAACATTGGAATTGTGATCGGCCAGTGTTTCTGCGAAGGCGTGCCCCCCGGTGCCGTCCGCAACGAAGTAGAGATCCTTGGTGCGCGACGGATTGGCCACTGCCTCCATCGCCTCGCGACCCGGATTGGCGATCGGCGTCGGCGGGAGACGGTCGATGACGTAGGTGTTATAGGCGGTCGGCTTTTCGATGTCGGATTTGTAGATCGGACGATCAGACGGTTTTCCGGCGCCCCCGAACAAGCCATAAATGATGGTTGGATCCGACTGCAGGCGGATGCCCTTGTTGAGACGGTTGATGAAAACGCCGGCGACGCGCGGGCGTTCGTCCGCCTTGGCGGTTTCCTTCTCGACAATGGAAGCAAGGATTACCAGTTCTTCCGGTGTTTCCAGAGGCAGGTCCGGAGCACGCCGCTCCCAGACCTGTTCAAGCGCCCGTGTCTGGGCCCTGGTCATCTGCTCGATAATCTCCGCACGCGTGGTGCCGCGCGAGAACTTGTAGGTTTCGGGCAGCAGTGCGCCCTCGGCCGGCATTTCTTCGGGCAGATCCCCCTCCAGCAATTCCGCATTTCTCAACCGGTCAAACACCTGCAGGACGGTCTGCCCTTCAGGCACGGTGAAGGAATGCAGGATGGACTTGCCCGACTGCATCAACTCGACAATATCGCGCATGGAAGCATGCGCCTTGATTTCATATTCACCGGCTTTCAGCGTGTCATCGCCTAGAATGCCCTGGGCGCCCAGGGAGAAAATCCGCTGGTTGGCAACGATACCCTGGCTCTCCAGCCCGGCGGCAATCTGCTTGAGAGCAGCGCCATCGCGCACCATGAAATCAGTGGTCTGATCAAGCGGCCCGGGTCCTTCGAATTCGGTCTTGCCATACCAGAAAACACCGATTCCTATGATGGCAATGAAGATCACCAGCGACAGCACGAAATTGAGAAATATCACGACCTGATTGCGGGCCCGGCGCGAGCGCCTGGGCGGAGGCGGTGCTTTTTCCGGCTTCAGCGCCTGGGAAGGCGACACCGGCACGATGGGACCGGACACGGCCTTGTCACCTGCAGCACGGCCAAAAATGCTCTTGTTCTGATCGTTGCGGTCATTCACGTGTCAATCTCCACAGGAATTGGGAAAAGGGCCAAAACCCGATGCTGTGTTCTTGCCGCGCAATGTGGCGAAATACCGGTTAATGCAGCAGTCGCCATCCGGCGGCCAGCACCATCACCCCTGATATCGTCTCAAAACAAGCGATGCGTTGGTGCCGCCGAAGCCGAAAGAATTGGACAGGGCCACATCAATCTGGCGCTTGCGCGCCACCTTAGGGACCAGATCGATCTTGGTCTCGACTTCCGGATTGTCGAGATTGAGCGTCGGCGGGGCGACATTGTCGCGAATGGCCAGAGCCGAGAAGACAGCTTCCACTGCACCGGCCGCGCCGAGCAAATGGCCAATGGCGGATTTGGTCGAGGACATCGAAATCTGAGGTGCCGCATCACCGACCAGCCGCTCGACTGCCGCAAGTTCGATGGTGTCAGCCATGGTCGAGGTGCCGTGAGCGTTGATGTAGTCGACATCAGCGGCTGCCAGGCCGGCGCGTTTGAGCGCCATCTGCATGCAGCGGTAGGCGCCATCGCCATCTTCAGCCGGCGCGGTGATGTGATAGGCATCGCCTGACATCCCGTAACCAACCACTTCAGCAATGATGTTGGCGCCGCGCGCCAGGGCATGGTCGAGTTCTTCGAGAACCACCGTTGCAGCGCCCTCACCCATGACGAAGCCGTCGCGATCGCGGTCATAAGGCCGCGAGGCCTTTTCCGGAGCATCATTGTAGGAGGTCGACAGCGCCTTGCAGGCGGCAAAGCCGGCCAGCCCGATTCGGCATATGGCAGCTTCTGCGCCACCGGCGACCATGACGTCAGCGTCACCAAGCGCAATCAGCCTTGCCGCATCGCCAATGGCGTGCGCGCCGGTCGAGCAGGCTGTCACAACTGCATGGTTGGGGCCGCGAAGGCCGTGGCGGATAGAGACCTGGCCGGACACAAGATTGATCAGACGGCCGGGAATGAAGAAAGGGGAAATCCGTCGAGGACCCTTGTCGCGCAGAGTATAGCCCGCCTCGACGATGCCCTCCAGGCCGCCAATGCCAGAACCGATCATCACGCCGGTGGCGATCTGGTCTTCGCGGCTTTTGGGGTGCCAGTCTGCGTCGTTGAGTGCCATTTCGGCAGCGGCGACGCCAAACAGGATGAATTTGTCGATCTTGCGCTGTTCCTTGGGCTCCATCCAGTCATCCGGATTGAAGGCCCCCTCCACCGATGGATCGGTGGGGACGGAGCAGGCGACCTGGGCCGCGATGTCACTGACGTCGAAAGCCGTGACCCGCGACGCGCCATTCTGGCTGCCGATCAAGCGAGACCACGTAATCTCCGTGCCGCAGCCAAGCGGAGAAACCACACCAGTGCCGGTGATGACGACTCTTCGCATCGTCTCAAGTCCCAGTCATGCCAGAAAAGAAAGATAAACCGGCGCAGGTGTTGCGCCGGTCTTGAAGGCGGGCAGTTGAG is a window from the Hoeflea sp. IMCC20628 genome containing:
- the mltG gene encoding endolytic transglycosylase MltG; the protein is MNDRNDQNKSIFGRAAGDKAVSGPIVPVSPSQALKPEKAPPPPRRSRRARNQVVIFLNFVLSLVIFIAIIGIGVFWYGKTEFEGPGPLDQTTDFMVRDGAALKQIAAGLESQGIVANQRIFSLGAQGILGDDTLKAGEYEIKAHASMRDIVELMQSGKSILHSFTVPEGQTVLQVFDRLRNAELLEGDLPEEMPAEGALLPETYKFSRGTTRAEIIEQMTRAQTRALEQVWERRAPDLPLETPEELVILASIVEKETAKADERPRVAGVFINRLNKGIRLQSDPTIIYGLFGGAGKPSDRPIYKSDIEKPTAYNTYVIDRLPPTPIANPGREAMEAVANPSRTKDLYFVADGTGGHAFAETLADHNSNVARWRRLESEQEKAIAAEKAAAAEAAAAKAAESEPKPEGN
- the fabF gene encoding beta-ketoacyl-ACP synthase II, with protein sequence MRRVVITGTGVVSPLGCGTEITWSRLIGSQNGASRVTAFDVSDIAAQVACSVPTDPSVEGAFNPDDWMEPKEQRKIDKFILFGVAAAEMALNDADWHPKSREDQIATGVMIGSGIGGLEGIVEAGYTLRDKGPRRISPFFIPGRLINLVSGQVSIRHGLRGPNHAVVTACSTGAHAIGDAARLIALGDADVMVAGGAEAAICRIGLAGFAACKALSTSYNDAPEKASRPYDRDRDGFVMGEGAATVVLEELDHALARGANIIAEVVGYGMSGDAYHITAPAEDGDGAYRCMQMALKRAGLAAADVDYINAHGTSTMADTIELAAVERLVGDAAPQISMSSTKSAIGHLLGAAGAVEAVFSALAIRDNVAPPTLNLDNPEVETKIDLVPKVARKRQIDVALSNSFGFGGTNASLVLRRYQG